The Pseudoalteromonas spongiae UST010723-006 genome window below encodes:
- a CDS encoding HrpE/YscL family type III secretion apparatus protein encodes MFKFTEIKADKLQLVSGAKVLKAVDYNHYLGSQDVVEAAQKKANDIIANAEREYKNQQALGFAHGMEQAKQQQAQLLLQTVEQCHQYFASQTPRIAELIMAGMSQLVSEFDDTELTLEMAKKALSTVTNQRKVTLRVNPNLVDSVKEKLSILLKQFPETSYVDVVADQRVDAGGCLLETQVGVIDATIENQIAAIESLLLSEDHV; translated from the coding sequence ATGTTCAAATTTACTGAAATAAAAGCGGATAAGCTGCAATTAGTCAGTGGCGCTAAAGTGCTAAAAGCCGTTGACTATAATCATTACTTAGGTTCGCAAGATGTCGTTGAAGCAGCTCAGAAAAAAGCCAATGATATTATTGCAAACGCAGAGCGTGAGTATAAAAACCAGCAGGCGTTAGGCTTTGCACACGGTATGGAACAAGCAAAACAGCAACAAGCTCAGTTACTTTTGCAAACCGTGGAGCAATGCCATCAGTATTTTGCTTCTCAAACGCCACGAATTGCCGAGCTGATTATGGCGGGTATGTCACAGCTTGTCAGTGAATTTGATGACACTGAACTCACCCTTGAAATGGCTAAAAAAGCACTGAGTACAGTGACAAACCAGCGAAAAGTAACGTTACGTGTAAACCCAAACTTAGTCGACTCTGTAAAAGAAAAGCTTTCAATCCTTTTGAAACAATTCCCTGAAACAAGCTATGTTGACGTTGTTGCAGATCAGCGAGTAGATGCTGGGGGCTGTTTACTTGAAACCCAAGTAGGCGTGATTGATGCGACCATTGAAAACCAAATTGCTGCAATTGAATCTCTGCTTTTAAGCGAAGATCACGTATAA
- a CDS encoding TetR/AcrR family transcriptional regulator, with translation MAPAPKYSLQEQERMILNAAEQCINESSVTDFTMAKVARLAGLSMGSVYKFVQSKEDIVLALAYQSFDHVSKVFERVLSLPLSTPEKMLAVCLISPKAMQRFEFDYELQSYSTNKAVIQRASSRWTEKMIDACNCCEQGFKLALSDGISAGELQNVPNLSEVIEEILISGWAITVGFEQVQRVKQTQEIVEGTDSLLEPLPLNHPIIRSTVRLLNSYPWKKPIDDDSLVTIENELKKLTLR, from the coding sequence ATGGCACCAGCACCAAAATATAGCCTGCAAGAGCAGGAAAGAATGATCTTAAATGCCGCAGAACAGTGTATTAACGAGTCGTCAGTTACCGACTTTACGATGGCTAAGGTCGCGCGTTTAGCCGGGCTTTCTATGGGTTCTGTATATAAGTTCGTGCAGAGCAAAGAAGATATTGTGCTTGCCCTTGCCTATCAGTCATTTGATCACGTATCAAAGGTTTTTGAACGTGTGCTTAGCTTACCCTTATCAACGCCAGAAAAAATGCTCGCGGTATGTTTAATATCCCCTAAAGCCATGCAACGCTTTGAATTTGATTACGAACTGCAATCTTATTCAACCAATAAAGCGGTTATTCAGCGCGCTTCAAGTCGTTGGACTGAAAAAATGATCGACGCCTGTAACTGTTGTGAACAAGGTTTTAAATTAGCCCTTTCCGATGGCATCAGTGCGGGCGAGCTGCAAAATGTGCCTAACCTAAGCGAAGTGATTGAAGAAATACTCATTAGTGGCTGGGCTATAACTGTTGGATTTGAACAAGTACAACGGGTTAAACAAACGCAAGAAATTGTCGAAGGCACAGACTCATTACTTGAGCCATTACCGCTTAATCATCCTATTATTAGAAGCACAGTGCGTTTGCTTAATAGTTATCCATGGAAGAAACCCATCGATGATGACTCACTTGTCACCATTGAAAACGAATTAAAGAAATTAACATTGCGTTAA
- a CDS encoding response regulator, translating to MLKQTILLIEDDEDLGEILIRFIEASGYQTKWLKTGDTVMDYVNNNMPDLILMDVMLPGVDGVTLTNQIRQFSDVPIIMVTAKTDEISRLIGLQTGVDDYVCKPYSGPELVLRIKAILRRVNTPPAPTTVENQVSAITTQSLQLDEAQLKISYGEQQQKLTFVEYSLLNLLISHPNRIYNREQIIELVYDSYREISDRTVDSHIRNVRKKLSLLGLDYEAIESVYGVGYRYIEKAS from the coding sequence ATGCTCAAACAAACAATTCTATTAATTGAGGATGACGAAGATCTCGGCGAAATCTTAATTCGTTTTATCGAGGCGTCTGGCTATCAAACAAAGTGGCTTAAAACCGGCGATACTGTAATGGATTATGTTAATAACAACATGCCAGATCTTATTTTAATGGATGTGATGTTACCCGGTGTCGATGGCGTGACCCTAACCAATCAAATTCGCCAATTTAGTGATGTGCCAATTATTATGGTGACCGCAAAAACTGACGAAATCAGCCGTTTAATAGGTTTACAAACTGGTGTAGATGACTATGTTTGCAAGCCCTATTCTGGCCCCGAGCTGGTGCTCAGAATTAAAGCAATATTGCGCCGGGTGAATACACCCCCCGCACCTACAACAGTTGAAAATCAGGTTTCCGCCATAACTACTCAAAGCTTGCAACTCGATGAAGCACAACTAAAAATCAGTTACGGTGAACAACAGCAAAAGCTCACATTTGTCGAGTACAGCTTATTAAACTTACTAATATCGCACCCTAACCGGATTTATAATCGCGAACAAATCATTGAGTTAGTTTACGATTCGTATCGTGAAATCAGTGACCGTACGGTCGATAGCCATATTCGTAATGTGCGAAAAAAATTATCGTTACTTGGGCTAGATTACGAAGCAATTGAATCAGTATATGGTGTAGGTTATCGCTATATCGAGAAAGCATCATGA
- a CDS encoding efflux RND transporter periplasmic adaptor subunit has protein sequence MKIKRWLAAIILILVVVSGLGFAKFSQIQAMIAFAESFPEPSASVKSTYAQSTQHIKTVKVIGQVQAPNTLTVSNEYAGNITKVGFKPGDIVEKDQLLLKLDTSIEEANLSAAKARLTLAESTLSRVEKLLSQKRISQDEVDKALANVNVANAEVANLTSVINKKNIKAPFAGRVGLTQYQVGQLLDANSQITTLVGLNDNIWIDFAVPQTLPRLAIGDALRVTPVKQQKSDTTLTAELIAIAPNIDVNSRQQSYRAIVNNQNKQLHHNQMVSVFVPIEVIDAVAVPTNAVTRSHFGDFVYKLEKDDKQNWRAKPIKVELGDKIQDQQLILSGLNAGEFIASEGAFKLKENLLVYTTETAENTTHTGGL, from the coding sequence ATGAAAATTAAACGCTGGCTCGCAGCCATTATCCTTATACTTGTTGTTGTCTCGGGACTAGGCTTTGCCAAGTTTAGTCAAATTCAAGCAATGATTGCCTTTGCCGAATCATTTCCTGAACCTTCCGCATCGGTGAAAAGTACCTATGCTCAGTCAACCCAGCACATTAAAACCGTAAAAGTTATTGGCCAAGTGCAAGCACCGAATACACTAACCGTAAGCAATGAATATGCTGGCAATATTACCAAAGTAGGTTTTAAGCCGGGTGATATAGTTGAAAAAGATCAGTTGCTTTTAAAACTAGACACCAGTATCGAAGAAGCTAATTTAAGTGCCGCAAAAGCACGCCTCACCCTTGCGGAATCAACCCTATCACGTGTTGAAAAATTGTTATCGCAAAAGCGCATTAGCCAAGATGAAGTGGATAAAGCGCTGGCTAATGTCAATGTCGCTAACGCTGAAGTGGCTAATTTAACGTCAGTTATTAACAAAAAAAACATTAAAGCGCCGTTTGCTGGTCGCGTTGGCTTAACGCAATATCAAGTCGGCCAATTACTTGATGCAAATAGCCAAATCACTACTTTGGTTGGCTTAAATGACAATATCTGGATTGATTTTGCTGTACCACAAACGCTACCACGCTTAGCCATTGGTGATGCCCTACGCGTTACACCGGTAAAGCAGCAAAAATCCGACACCACATTAACAGCTGAACTGATTGCTATTGCGCCAAATATCGACGTAAATTCGCGCCAACAAAGCTATCGTGCCATTGTAAACAACCAAAATAAGCAGTTACACCACAACCAAATGGTGAGTGTGTTTGTGCCAATTGAAGTGATTGACGCAGTAGCAGTACCGACCAATGCAGTAACACGCAGCCACTTCGGTGATTTTGTTTATAAATTAGAGAAAGACGATAAACAAAATTGGCGCGCCAAGCCAATTAAAGTAGAGCTAGGTGATAAAATCCAAGATCAACAATTAATCTTAAGTGGTTTAAATGCCGGTGAGTTTATTGCCAGTGAAGGTGCGTTTAAACTAAAAGAAAACCTCTTGGTTTACACTACAGAAACGGCTGAAAATACAACGCACACTGGAGGCTTGTAA
- a CDS encoding ATP-binding protein, translating to MKHAASIRITTLFIAALFIVVWPVSANQLLKEITSIAEVPNQHTSLNKLRNTAELESNITAFTAATESILKGYLKQGEYDAFSKEIRYVKQHNLWSSTPELQIIVYIALADEAYRKGDVQLASDIQTTAITLAQNHNFISRMSEVYTRQGIFYRNLGLLDKALEYYERALPYAEQSGDPLQASRITMNKGVIYEGQNKYNEALELYKQALPSIENGNNPILLADILFNITAVYMQLHELDLALTFAQRVLKLDEASGDINNIIYSLNRISSIYLLLGDNGQAQTYLNRSIELAEKGKNKQQLAVAFMRKARILMKQGKLDQALEIANKSADNALTIDNPITKNNVIPPLAELYISINQNQKAIELIEMLPGDTISPTYMVRKQKILAKANYNIENYQQAYSHLKILHNTEQARAEEKLKAYRDEMNSELAKFSEQLKVKDLELENEKQQSDLEVMQYRQYFGITLALIVFLLFSLLIYSQIKKKQMAQAQARLKEAAIDHKNQMLSDICHELRTPFSVLKLQIEALQYNLEPDTELAHNRLNAKIEQLSHLVSDIDQLSQADSMVLTLNKVKINAHNLLNAIITDNRVLIEKVGLELKLDIQLDETLDVDLDINRIQQVFHNLFSNAIRYTSVPGFIRLKARNDQNNLFIQVDDTAPGVSLEDIEHLFNRLYRVEKSRSRATGGLGLGLSICKSLIELHNGRIIAKQGKSGGLCIQITLPLH from the coding sequence ATGAAACATGCCGCGTCCATACGTATAACTACCTTATTTATAGCCGCTCTTTTTATTGTTGTTTGGCCAGTTTCAGCAAACCAGTTGCTAAAGGAAATTACAAGTATTGCTGAAGTCCCCAATCAGCACACAAGCTTAAATAAACTGCGCAATACCGCAGAATTGGAATCAAATATAACTGCATTTACGGCCGCTACAGAAAGTATTCTCAAAGGTTATTTAAAACAAGGCGAATATGACGCGTTTAGCAAAGAAATAAGGTATGTAAAACAACATAATCTTTGGTCTAGCACGCCAGAGTTACAGATAATTGTTTACATTGCCCTAGCTGACGAAGCTTATCGAAAAGGCGATGTGCAGTTGGCATCGGACATCCAAACTACCGCCATCACATTGGCGCAGAATCATAATTTCATCTCTCGAATGAGCGAAGTATATACGCGTCAAGGCATCTTTTATCGCAATCTTGGTTTGTTGGACAAAGCCTTGGAATATTATGAACGAGCATTACCTTATGCAGAGCAAAGCGGTGATCCGTTGCAAGCGTCAAGAATTACCATGAATAAAGGGGTTATTTATGAAGGGCAGAACAAATACAACGAAGCATTAGAGCTTTATAAGCAAGCATTACCAAGCATTGAGAATGGTAACAACCCTATTTTACTTGCCGATATCTTGTTTAATATCACTGCGGTTTATATGCAACTGCACGAATTAGATTTGGCCTTAACGTTTGCTCAGCGCGTGTTAAAACTTGATGAAGCGTCTGGCGACATTAATAATATCATTTACTCTCTTAACCGCATTTCAAGTATTTATTTGTTACTTGGTGACAACGGTCAAGCACAAACCTATTTAAACCGCTCTATCGAATTGGCAGAGAAAGGAAAAAATAAGCAGCAATTAGCAGTGGCGTTTATGCGAAAAGCACGTATCTTGATGAAACAAGGTAAACTAGACCAAGCGCTTGAAATTGCAAATAAAAGCGCCGATAACGCTTTAACAATCGATAACCCCATCACCAAGAATAACGTTATACCACCGCTTGCTGAACTTTACATATCGATTAATCAAAACCAAAAAGCGATAGAGCTTATTGAAATGCTGCCGGGTGATACGATTAGCCCAACATACATGGTTAGAAAGCAAAAAATTCTAGCAAAAGCGAATTACAACATAGAAAATTATCAGCAAGCCTACTCGCATCTAAAAATACTGCACAATACAGAGCAAGCACGCGCTGAAGAAAAATTGAAAGCATACCGGGATGAAATGAATTCTGAGCTTGCTAAGTTTTCTGAACAGTTAAAAGTAAAAGATTTAGAACTTGAAAATGAAAAGCAGCAAAGTGATCTTGAAGTAATGCAATATCGTCAATATTTCGGCATCACTTTAGCGTTAATTGTTTTTCTACTATTTAGCCTTTTGATTTACTCGCAAATTAAGAAAAAGCAGATGGCACAAGCGCAAGCTCGATTAAAAGAAGCTGCAATTGACCACAAAAACCAAATGCTTTCAGATATTTGCCACGAACTACGTACACCGTTTAGTGTACTAAAATTACAAATTGAGGCACTGCAATATAACTTAGAACCAGATACTGAACTCGCTCACAACCGTTTAAATGCAAAGATTGAGCAACTAAGTCACTTGGTGTCTGATATCGACCAACTATCGCAAGCTGATTCGATGGTACTAACCTTAAATAAGGTTAAAATTAACGCACACAACTTACTTAATGCCATTATTACTGATAACCGTGTACTTATTGAAAAAGTAGGCCTTGAGCTTAAGCTTGATATTCAACTTGACGAGACACTTGATGTTGACCTTGATATCAACCGTATCCAACAGGTTTTCCATAACTTATTTAGTAATGCGATTCGCTACACATCAGTGCCTGGTTTTATTCGATTAAAAGCACGAAATGACCAGAATAATCTGTTTATTCAAGTAGACGACACTGCCCCAGGTGTATCACTTGAGGATATCGAACACTTGTTTAATCGTCTCTATCGAGTTGAGAAGTCGCGAAGTCGTGCCACGGGTGGTTTAGGTTTAGGTTTATCTATTTGTAAAAGCTTAATTGAATTACACAACGGCCGCATTATTGCCAAACAGGGAAAAAGTGGCGGACTATGTATTCAAATTACACTGCCCTTACACTAA
- a CDS encoding SctK family type III secretion system sorting platform protein produces the protein MVNQKHHFAAMLESQHADAIIAKLYQPLRWLHPQWIEKVIPADFPVDHQCVKTNQFLAEQLSIPGTFDTELSSPLSKFLLLERELITQVIGVLGLSCFQPSLKKLISKQIKHTIDQQIGCNACQIVTQKIPFMLSDFPKELLVEDITLNSSTNLPNFIEKGLSVFKQICDDESHFQLLCFILSPEHMTNEKQIVLSKETCRKTILLIRKLAIEIDPPCSNLLK, from the coding sequence ATGGTTAATCAAAAACATCACTTTGCTGCGATGCTTGAAAGTCAGCATGCCGACGCGATCATCGCTAAACTGTATCAACCATTACGCTGGTTACACCCACAATGGATTGAAAAGGTGATCCCTGCTGATTTTCCAGTTGATCATCAGTGTGTTAAAACCAACCAGTTTCTCGCGGAACAATTAAGCATTCCCGGCACGTTTGACACAGAGCTTAGCTCGCCGTTATCTAAATTTTTGTTGCTTGAACGTGAATTGATTACGCAAGTGATTGGTGTGTTGGGCCTATCATGTTTTCAACCGTCATTGAAAAAGTTGATAAGCAAACAGATTAAACACACGATAGATCAACAAATTGGCTGTAACGCATGCCAAATAGTGACACAAAAAATCCCTTTTATGTTAAGCGACTTTCCAAAAGAGTTGTTGGTTGAAGATATCACGTTGAATTCATCGACAAATTTACCCAATTTCATTGAGAAAGGGTTGTCAGTGTTTAAGCAAATTTGTGATGACGAGAGTCATTTTCAGTTACTGTGTTTTATTTTATCACCTGAGCATATGACTAACGAAAAACAAATCGTCCTCTCAAAAGAAACTTGTCGTAAAACCATCTTACTTATTCGTAAATTAGCCATTGAGATAGACCCACCATGTTCAAATTTACTGAAATAA